The DNA sequence atatatatatatatattttgttttacttAAAGAGTATAaagtaaaatattatattttattaattaaaaaaattaagaggatATATTCCTCCTATAAATAAATACAActtaaaatataagaaaatgtatttttaatatcATTGTCTGTTTACTCAAAATATGTCCGAATAAAATAGACCAACAATTAGCATGATAGTTACACTATTACATAACATGGAATTGATTAAATATAAGGCTACGATGAATTAAGATTATTGTTGGGAAAGAGTGAGAAAAGTGTGTGTGAAAGAGCAGATGAGATAAGAATAATTGTCGCTCTCAAGAAGAAGCGAGGATCTATATATCATCTATCTGTACCACACATACATCGTTACTACTGTTGATTTGGTAAAACTAAACAGCTACCACATATTTCATCATATCAAATAATGTGTAATTTATAAATATCTGATACATGTATATTTGCGGTCCACAAGTTAATTAATTGTGTCTTAActcttaataattaataatgtatTTTAAGTTGGTTTGTTTTTTagaataaaacaatataaaaaaataaaacacaaattaaaagatagaaatattaatggttgtgttttttattctattttataataaattagacaaattataaaaatgtaatttatttttattttttaatttaaaaatttttttaaaaaaatataacaataaaaaatataattataaaaaaattaacaaaaataataaaaaagttatattttttgttagtatCTCTTTGTCCTTCTTTTTATAATtaacacaaaatatactaatttaatctctttgaatataatatttttacctATATCTCATCCGTCAAATacgattttatatttttgtatctctatctctatctcaatGTATCGTCTTCGTAGTCTTATAGTCACGATACGAGTACTGTTTCACCAAATCATCATCGGAGAATAATAAACATTATTTATTGTTGTTGACTCTATTAATgtgttcaaataaaaaaaaaatctaatatctGTGGGACGCATAGCAATGAATTTATTAATACCATATACTACGACGtacaaaattttattaacaagTCATGCTAGTAATGATTCTCTAATCacaaaactaaaaagagaaaaaggctCTTATTACAAAGTCAATATATATCGGATTCGAGCTTGAAAATGACAAAAAATGTATAGGTTGAACGGGAGTTCTTTCGCAAATTATTTCAATGGATGGCAATAGATAAATTAAGAATAacaagtataattttttttaattagttatattaactaatttttattataaattttttaaaaaaattttagatttataatttaagattaaaatttaaaatttaaaataaaacaataattaatttcaaaataattgattaatatataaaaaaattcactttCTAGTTAAACTCATAATTACCATGTTAAAAGAGTTAttaatagattattattattacgcGTCTTTCAAAAAGTAATTATACTCATATgaagttattttttatgtaaaagtaATAGGTAAAAacagtcaaattatttaatatatatttggtTAAATTATTATTTCACTATTTTTTACTATGAAAAAATCTTGGCATGAGTAGCCACATATTTAAAAACTCccagtttctctttttttttttaattatataatttttttaaataatttattgcaAGGGAGCGAGAGTAGGGCCAACAGAAGCAGAGATGAGTGATTAAATTTTGGTGTGTGAATGAGAAAATAATGAAAAGCATGGGAGTGGAAAGACATGTTTTGTTAGAGAACATAAGGCCGACACTGTTGGtcactttttcaaaattgaataacAATTATTGGGTACTGCCGCCCAAACAATTGAAAGTGTTATGCACTTTCATTTGTTTCCTTGCTGCATAGAAGACTGAAATCTTGAAGCTTGATTTCTGATTATATGCCTCTTCATAACCATACATTCCAGCTTAGgtgatgtatgtatgtattcaTCATTTCTTTATTATACATTTATTTGGGATTTTTCCAACGTCAAAACCTACCAAGATCCTACTTTCCTACCACTTTATTATATACACTTGATGCATGCTTATGTTAATTAAGCAAAAGGGTAAGTACTTTGATTATTAGTTTATAGTTTGTGATAgagtatttattataatattccaGATATCATGGACGTTGATTGTTTCTTCTACGCCCCTTGGTTCAACTCTAACTGCTTGCTTTTGAACCttattttgtttctttaattTGTCTCTACTTTTCTGCTCAGGACAATTGGAATTATTATTTGACTCTTATCTAGTAATTCAAAGTAATAAACAAAGAAtagtgttttaaaaaataaataaattatatttgttCTTGTGGAGGTTGGCCGGTCTATAACTCGTCCGTCGATCAATGTCTTTAAATTTTCTGTCGGGATGAGTTATACATTGTCACCGAAAAAAACAAGGGTTAGATAGCTGCAAAAAACACTACGACgattaagttaaataataagttttgcaaaatgcaatgaatcaAATAATTTTCTTACCATTTCctttatatttgaaaaaaataactgTTATACCTCCGAGTAATGGTATTTTAAGCGGAAATTAATAACATACTTAATATTTACGGTCGAGTTATAATTTATAACCGATTGATTGATTGATGTATAACGGTCGTAtcaatattattatttgatttctttatttttactgATATAAAAATGTTGTTTGACTCGTTgcattgaaataattaatttggttaGTAAAAGTATCTcggagatataattatttatgtatttttttatttattaatttaaattaaaaaaattgaaatcttTACCCTCAGAAATGAAGCTATCATTTCTCACGAGAGGTAGAAACAAATACAATTTTATTGCCAAATCTTTCTTCATGCATGTGGCGATGGAAAAGACAGAGAGTCCATAAGCTATAAGTCATCGTTTTTTCCACATATACATGAACCTTCCATACCAAGTAACTATTTCAAACTATACGGTACATGGTGGGGTAGAGTcatcattatatattttaatgATTATTCAAACTTCAACAAGGATTCATAAACAGAGAATATAACTTATTCAATTATATGTATTTTCAAAcccaaaaaaaaagtatttagtttttgtatttactatttaaaattGTCCACTTATCgaataaaatttacatttctagttACGTTAAACATGAAAACTAATTAATTAGAATTATAAGATATTTTTGTTCGAATATATGAACAACAAATATAATAatggtgaaaagaaaaaaaaaaggagaaattaaAGGAGAGACATAGAAAGAAGCCTAAAGACCCCTACTCTCACAAAAGTTGAAATGGTAGTCAACGCACAATAGGATCATGGTTCTGATATAACACAGGAAACTAAATAAATTTCATGCAAAGTCATGCAGAGGAATAAATGCTTTGAACTTTTTGTGCGCTTGTCCCTTCATCATTGCTTCAATTGTAGCTCAAATCCGATAAGGCCCATGTTACCTTGCTATATAACACACCTCATAGTAAATATATACTAGGGTCAGTTTTGTCCTATGATTTTATGTATACAATTCTTATAGTAGCTTCGACATTGTATTTAAGTTGTTTAAGCACAAAAAGTATCATTGTATTTgccaatttgatttaaaaaaaaaatcaaatgcttCATGTTCATTCTTAAAAGATAcaattgtaaattaaaataactaatttaatttaatacatacttaaattaattatcaaataaataatttattcgtataaaatatatattaaaaatatataaaacaacacATGTGAATATGCATAGTATAGTATATATAATGTTGTGACTCCCTCACACATAGGCACATGTTGTTGTCCATTATATATATCGCATTGGCACATGGGAGTGAAGATATATTGTCCCATAGGGTTATGGAGTTATGGAAGgtacaataataatataaggcCCCCTCTTCCAATTCATCATGTGAATGACAAGACTTTAGTTCTTTCCGCAAGTAATCGCTTTCTATGTATATGTATAGATCGAGCACGAGTAATGTGTGACAATTGCTATGCATGAAGAGcttctatttctatttttcaaTGCTTTTCCCTATCGTCAAAAGCCATTATTGATTTAAGAGTTCACACTAGTTAAGATCACACTATAATTTCAAATGGAAGACAGTTGGTGCACTTAATGTTAAAAGATTTGATAGCAACTCATTTTTATGTTATTGTTTTTCATTCATATATAATAACAACCCTTTGCATGTACTCACGTTAAGAAATCTTGATGGTTGATTAAATTATCATCCGATTTCAACTATCATTTTTACATTTAGttttgaaaaggaaaacaaaaagttTTGAATGTATTCAAATTTTGAAgcctttctttttaatttgttgcTTTCATAATTAGAGCAATTCCAATGAAGAATTTCGGTCTCAATTCTACCTTATGATATCACATGTAACATGTGGAGGGAAAGGAATTGAGAATGGCATCATCAGATTCTAAGTAGTCTTACCATACCATTGGAGTTGCTATTAGTACcccaactataaaaaaaatacatatataaagaggaTAGTGCAGTGTATAAGTATATCACATTAACCGCAGGTTCGTTAGTCTGAAAAAGGATTGCATTCAAAGTGTATAATGTAGGCAACCTAATCTGATAATTACATCAATAGCTGTTTTCATGGTTTGAATTCGAGACAAAATTCATAACTTTCTCTCGATATAAGTTACACGATAATTTAGATATTGAATTCTTGTGTTAACTAAATGTTTCAAATGGAATTGGGGAGGAGACACACAACATATTAGATGCTTAGATGATTGTAATTAGTAATTCATTTAGTTAATGATAGTTGCTGTTAGCTATATTTAGAAGTTAGTTGATGCTGAGTTGGTtacatgtataaatatatgttgcACCAATCATCAGACTATACTGAATTTTTcctccaaatcaaacaaactctGTTTCTAATACAACATATATCAGAATGATTACATTATAACTAACATAGGAATGGTGGGTTTTAAAATTCTTACCTTGAAACAGGATTACATATACAGGAATGAATATCAATCTCAAATGGATGCTGctgatctttttttttatatatatttttaaaaatactgatACACATGCATGCATCATCATACACGTTCCtcatttgatgatgatgatagatGAAGAGGATGTTTGTCAATTAAGTCGTATAGTTCATCTCCAATCCCAAATCCAAGCATTGTGGCCATATCTTTTGTCCTTAATTTAGGCATGGGAATGTCATGATGCTTCAACCATGAATATGCAACAAACACTTTGTTCATAACAAACAGTTCTAATGCCTCTGGGTTGAATACAACTCCCATTTTCATATTCATCTGCAAAAACATAGCATCAAACATTGTTGGTAGTAATAATACACACATACAAGATCAGAAGTAACTTAATTACCTGGTGAGGAACCAACATTGCAGCATAGCGAGCAAGCTCGCCTGCTCTCCAGTCCAACAAGATAGGCAGCCATGGATAGGTAGCATCAAGCCTCACAAACCAGAGCCTGATTTCAGGGAACTCTGATAACTCTCGCGGATCGCCAGGATCTTCTCGAGCGTAGTTTATGGTAAATCCAATTCTACGCTCCAGAAAATCCTTTGGATTTACTGTTAACTATGAAAATCAGTTACAATcccaaaataaatatattttcaagATTGAATTAAGATGAAAACTCATGTACACTCAACTTCGTGTGAACATGAAGTTGAGAGTTGAAAGTCATTAGATAAAAacttagtcaaatcagtcaaaccaTTTAACGGTTCTGAGCTATCAACTTCAGACAGAGTTAACTACACCTGAGTTCCACCTTGAATTAAACAGGGGCCTACCTAAAGAAGGGGACTTGATTCCTGTTGCAGCCTGAAAAGGGGACAAGTCGAGGCGAGTCACAACATCATTGTCGATAACAACTTCGAATCGGCCTTCAGTTGGAGGCATTGGATGTTCAGCTTTAGTAGCATCTGTAAATCAAAATACTAATTGAATATTGACGAATTTGACTAAACTGCTTAACCATCTTTACTTGAATAGTCACATAA is a window from the Arachis hypogaea cultivar Tifrunner chromosome 1, arahy.Tifrunner.gnm2.J5K5, whole genome shotgun sequence genome containing:
- the LOC112701255 gene encoding protein CHLORORESPIRATORY REDUCTION 6, chloroplastic, giving the protein MAATMKLKPLLPLSPLPEQATTSSISRISCGLFTSLPIPHASASHRPQVSVSVAFNPRGNFDISLFDEDNDATKAEHPMPPTEGRFEVVIDNDVVTRLDLSPFQAATGIKSPSLVNPKDFLERRIGFTINYAREDPGDPRELSEFPEIRLWFVRLDATYPWLPILLDWRAGELARYAAMLVPHQMNMKMGVVFNPEALELFVMNKVFVAYSWLKHHDIPMPKLRTKDMATMLGFGIGDELYDLIDKHPLHLSSSSNEERV